A portion of the Juglans microcarpa x Juglans regia isolate MS1-56 chromosome 1D, Jm3101_v1.0, whole genome shotgun sequence genome contains these proteins:
- the LOC121235838 gene encoding calcium load-activated calcium channel homolog: MALPQIFSSFKYSDSLTVVAISFYTAIVCEAISWLIIYCINSYKSRSLIDKATKKLETMKTESLKESSRNLSLFKFKSGAVVALVLLRLLRS, translated from the coding sequence ATGGCCTTACCTCAGATCTTCTCTTCTTTCAAGTACTCCGATAGCCTCACCGTCGTGGCCATTTCGTTCTACACTGCCATAGTCTGCGAGGCTATCTCCTGGCTCATCATCTATTGCATCAACTCCTACAAGTCGAGGTCCTTAATTGACAAGGCTACCAAGAAGCTGGAGACGATGAAAACTGAGAGTCTCAAGGAGTCGAGCCGCAACCTCTCCCTTTTCAAGTTCAAGTCTGGCGCCGTTGTCGCCCTTGTCCTCCTTCGTCTTCTTCGGTCCTAG